GCAATATTTTTTTTTACTGTTTCAAAGTTAAATATCATCAGACTTTTGACGAAATATTACAAGAAAGCAGTATCTAATCTGTAAACAAACTTCGGAGGCACCATGATAAACATCATCGTAGTGGATGATGATAAAGCGCTGCGTAAGAATCTCGCTTTTTATCTTAAAAGTCAAAGTTATGAAGTCGATACTGCCGAATCCGGTGAAGAAGCTATAGAGCTTTCTAAGAATAAGTTTTATGACATTTTAATATCTGATATAAAAATGAATAAGATGTCAGGTTTTGAGTTGATGAAGAAGGTTAAAAATATTCATCCGGCTGCTGAAATTATATTAATTACAGGTTATGGCAATATTCCCATGGCTGTAGATGCTATTCAGGGGGGAGCGGCGGATTTTATATGCAAGCCGTTTGAATTCGGAAACCTGCTAACTCGAATTGAAAGTATTATCAAGCGAAGGGAACACAAGGTAACATCTACGGATAAATATGATAAGCTTATAACCAAGTCGCAGAAGATGCAGGATGTGCTGAATTTAGCTGCCAAAGCGTCTGGAACCGAGGTGGCGGTTCTAATTGAAGGCGAGTCCGGAACCGGCAAGGAATTAATAGCCAGAGCTATTCATGGACGGTCAAATCGCAAGGATTTCCCTTTTAAGATAGTTGAATGTTCTACCATGAATGAGAAAGACCTTCAAGCGGAGCTTTTCGGCAACTGGGAAGATAATGATTACGCTGGTATGATTGTTCAGGCAAACAACGGCACTCTGTTTATTAAGGACATAGAACTATTATCTGCTAATCTTCAAGCATCATTCTTAAGATATATTCAGGATGGATTTTATACAATCCCCAGCAAGAACCAAAAAATTAAATCTGATGTTAGAATAATCTGTTCCTGCACAAAAAGTTTGAGAAAAATAGCTTCTGCCCATCAATTCCGTGAAGATTTATTTTATGCTATAAATATTATGTCAATCTATACTCCGCCGCTGCGAAATCGCATAGCTGATATTTTCCCTCTTGTAAATCATTTTCTTGAGAAATACAGCGCTAAATTCAATAAAAATGTCAAAGCGATAGCGCCGGATATTCTGGCGTGGATGCAGACATATCAATGGCCGGGTAATGTTGCGGAACTGGAAAACAGTATTGCGCGCGCTTGCGCTTTATCAAATTCTGAGATAATCGATGAATCGTTAATCTTTACATTGCCGCGAGACCGACCAGTATCTGAGGAAGAACAAGGATTTCTAAATATTACCCTTAAAGACAACCAAAAAGCCTTGATATTGAAAGCCCTAAAACAGAATACCGGCAACTATACACGTACCGCTCAACAACTTGGAATCTCTCGAACTACGCTCTGGCGACGCATGAAAAAATTTAAAATCGAAGAGAAATTAATTACATAGTATTGTGATGATATTTCGTGCTGTCGGAAGTTGCCTCCGACAGCACGGTATGTTGATAAAACCCGCCCCAACTGGAAAGTCGGGGCTATTAAATTTTTACTAAAGCACTAGCCACTTAATAGTCGAGGCTTTCCAGCCTCGACTTTTTACATGGCATTAAAAATTCTATCAATACAACCTTTTGTTTACAATCTGATCGCTAAAAGCGAACAAACCCGACTCCTGCTTTTTATATTTGCAGGTAATTTATATTAATTCAAGTTTTTCGGTACATCTGGAAAATCTTGTATAAATCCAAGATGTATTGGATATAACCTATAATATCCAACGCCTTTCAATGTACATTTTTCATCAATTGTTTCATTCGCTGCAACATGTAACCCTATGTTATAACCCATAATAACTAACCTGCAGGGATATCGCCAAGTGGATTTTATTTAAGGGTATGTCTTTTGAATCATTCCTTTATGAATGCAAGCAAAGGAGTGGCGATGAAAATGAAATTTACGCTTATAATGGAAGACTTGATTCTGGATGAAAGCAAGGTTGATAATATGATTATTGACTGGGTAGAAGATGTTTCACAACAGCAAGTTTTGGAAATGTCGCATGAGTGGATTACCTCAAAGAATTTTCTCACCGAGAAAATGATTGGGTTGATAAAAGTTGGCGAATCCTCATTGACAATAGAACCTGTTGACGAGGGGTTAATCTAATGGAACGGTTCGTGTGGTTTTTAGATGAGATTGTGGGTCAATTTAAGGCTGTCGAAAATACCCTTCAATCACTAATGGCGAAAATTCCATTTATCGGTTCTTTGGCGGCCGAATATTGCAGTCTGATTATGTTGGTATTTATGATGACTTTAGCTGTGTTTATATTGCGGCCGCTGGTTAAATGGTCGCTAATGGTTATTATTGTAGGCGCAATACTAGCCGGCGCAATATCCTACTTTTCCGGATTAGCGTTTTGGGGAGTGCTGCCTGTTACTGCCTTAGGTGCAACTATTGTAATGTTTGTAAATAAATTTGTAATGGAATAACTATTATGTATAGCAAAAAAAGAAAAAAGAAATGTCCATTTTGCCAGGGCATAGCTACTAAGGTATACGGCGATTATGTATGTAAAAGCTGCGGCGCGATTTTGAATTTTAATGCTATAAACACTGATTCGGTAAATGTTATTTTTCAGATTTACCAAAAATAGACGCGCTTAATAAATAAAAAGTTAGCCGTTCTCATTTAAACGCTTGGTTCATCTTAGAAGATGTTTAATGCCAGAACCGGGCTATAATCAAGACACTTTACATTTGTGATAGAAACATATATACTTATTCCGATTATTGAATTTGCGACTAAATACAAAGTGATAGGTTAGTTCTGAATATGTTTGGCATCATAGCGATATTAATAAGCGCCGCCGCTGTCTCAAGCTATATCAACCATCGATTCATTAAACTGCCGACAACTATAGGCCTGATGGTTATCGGCCTGTCTATGTCTTTGGCGGTTGTATTGCTAAGTGTTCTGGGTGTCGATTTTAGAAGCTCTATCGGTGGATTTTTAGAACAAATTGATTTTAGCGAAGCTCTTATGAAGGGGATGTTGAGCTTCTTGCTTTTCGCTGGCGCTCTAAAAATTAACCTGAATGACCTTGCCAGCCAGAAATTTATTATTGGCGCACTGGCAACTTTTGGAGTGGTCGCCGCTACATTTATAATCGGAACTGCGCTATTTTTTATATTGAAATTGATTAACTTAGCCATCCCCTATTCATACTGCTTAGTATTTGGAGCGTTAATTTCCCCGACCGACCCGGTGGCCGTGCTGGCTATACTCAAGACGGTAAAAGTGCCAAAATCCTTAGCGACTAAGATAGCCGGCGAATCGTTGTTTAATGACGGCATTGGTGTTGTTGTATTTATCGTGATGGCTGGTATTGCGGCCAGCGGCGGTTCGGTTTCAGCCGGGCATGTTGCCTTACTGCTTGTTCAAGAGGCGTTGGGCGGCGTTGTGTTTGGATTGTTGCTGGGATGGATTGTTTACCGTCTGCTAAAAAGCGTTGATGACCACTCGGTGGAAGTTCTTTTAACGCTGGCTTTAGTATGCGGCGGGTATGCGCTGGCGATGAGCCTGCATATCTCCGGCCCTATTGCGATAGTAGTAGCGGGACTGCTGATTGGCAATTACGGACGACAGTTTGCTATGTCTGATTCTACCCGCGACCATTTGGATAAATTCTGGGAGCTAATCGATGAAATCCTCAATGCGGTGCTGTTCATTTTAATTGGTTTTGAGGTTTTGGTGCTTTCGTTCACTATGGATTATTTCATTGTCGGATTAATCGCTATTCCGGTAACGCTTGCCGCCCGGTTTATCAGCGTATGGTTAGCAATAACGGTATTGAAATTCAAACGGGAATTTACCCGAAACGTTGTTCTGATTTTAACCTGGGGAGGATTGCGCGGCGGTATTTCTATTGCGTTGGCATTATCATTATCTGCAGGCCAGGCAAGAGACTTGATTGTATCGATTACTTATATAATTGTTGTATTCTCGATTTTAGTACAGGGTCTAACGATAAAAAGCGTACTCCGACGTTTACTGCCTTCCCAATGATTTTTATAGATAAGCTGAGGTTTGATATGACAAAATTAACTGAATTCAATGGCTTCCTTAAGGGTAGTACATTGGCACTTCACTTAACAGGTGGATAAAAAATTTATCTATCAATCAGGATGGAACGGAGTGACATCCTGAGGGTTTGGCAATCTTACCGGGATAGATAATGATTATGTAAATGATCTGATATTTTGCAGGTGCTGAATTGGCAGGTCTCGTCCACCGCTTAGCATTACAACCCAACAACAATCATCGGCGTATATGTTGGTCCTCGCCGCGATAGGTCGGACTTGAATACAACAACCTCGCTAACCTCAAAAACATCCGACTCAAATTCGGTCTCCTGAAGCTCATCGATAAATGCCTCCAAACCTTTCGGATATTTGATTCTGCCGATAGTCAAATGCGCTGAGAATGGCTTATCGCTCTTGCCAAAACCGCCCTGACGGCAGGCAGACTCCACCTGATAAGCCAGCTCTTTAAGATCATCCATGTCGCCAGCCGCGCCAACCCAGACAACGCGCGGTCTTCTTATATTCGGGAAACATCCCAAGCTGGATAATTTAATTGAAAACGGTTTGATATTCTTCAGATTTTCCGCAAGTATGTTTTCGAGATTACTTATCGAATCACTTTCAATATCGCCTAAAAAGCGAATGGTAAAATGCAGGTTAGCCGCTTTTACCCAGCGTACGCCGTCAGCATGCGGTTTTAAACCCACGATTAGCTTATCGACCTCACGCTTGAGAGCATCCGGGATTTTTACCGCGATAAAAGTGCGTATCTTGGCCATGGGGTAAGGATAGCATATTATATTTATTGATTCAAGGTAAAAAATGTGTCAATGCAAATTGGCGCACGAGGACGTATGCCAACCACAAAAATGGCGCACGAGGACGTATGCCAACCACAATTTATTACCGCATAAAAAAAGTCCGCCATTCGACGGACTAATTCGCTGATGCGGCATTTATCCCTACTGGCTATATCGAGGGAAATAAATAATACTTTAATTTCCTGATTCTATATTTGCAAATCATCCCTGATTTCAGTTAGACATCGACAGAAAGCATCAATTTCCACATCGGTATGAGTGGCCATCGCCGTAATACGTATCCCCCATCGCTTATCGGGACTTACCGGCACCACAAAATATCCTCGCCGGTGAAGTTCATCTATAATCAGACTTGTCTTTTCCTTACTGCTAAAATATACATTTATAATATGACTGCCGGAAGAATTAATCTCAAACCCGGAGCGTTTCAAGTTTATATATATTTGTTGGATGTTTTTTCTCATTCGCGCAACCAATTCAGGTTCTCGTTTGAGAATCTTTAAACTCGATAAAGAAGCGGCGGCGATTGGCGCAGCAATCGATGTTGAATACTTATATGCTCTCAGCGGTCCGGACAACATCTTGCCAGCCTCCTCAGAAAATGTCAGAAACCCTCCCTGAGAACCCAGCGCCTTGGAAAATGTGCCCATTATAAAATCAGCGGTTCCGGTAAGAGAATATAGCTCCTCAAGCCCTCTGCCGGTTTTTCCAATACAGCCGGTAGCATGCGCCTCATCGAGAATCAGGTGAAAATGATACTTGCTTTTTAAACGGGCAATCTTATCCAGGGGCAGAATATCGCCATTAACCGTAAACGCCGAGCAGCTGGCTGCTATTTTTCGGGATTTACCGCTCTTTTTTAATAAAGCCTCGAGGTGTGTCAAATCAAGATGACGATATATATTCACCGGACAACCTGACAGTCTGATGCCATCAATAATAGAGGGATGATTGCTCTCATCGCTGAAAAATATAGTATCATTATCACTCAAACTTTGATGCAAAGCCGTATTGGCGGCATAGCCCGAGGGGAAAATCACAGCCTTTTCACGATGTTTAAAATCCGCAATCTCATCCGCAAGTTTATCATGAATAATTGTTGTACCCGAGGTCAAGGGCGCGCCGCCGGTGCCGATTCCATAATTTTGGGCAGCCTCTGTAAATGTTTTTATAACCTCCGGGTGATGCGATAAGCCTAAATAGTCATTACTGGAAAATATTATAAGCTTTTTACCATTGATGGTTATATATTGAGCCTGGCGAGATTCTAAAGAATTCCTCACTATATTCCTCCCGTTTAAATATCGCTTTATTCGACTATCGGGTCAAGCATGATTTTAATTGACTTTGAAATAATTATTTATAATATTTCAACATTATGGTTGAATGTTAAATTTAACGATAGAGGTTGAAAATGAAAGGTCTTAAACCGGAAGACATAAAAGTAATTGTTGCCACCGATTGTGGTTCTACAACTACAAAAGCGATTTTAATTGAATACCGCGATGGCGAATATCGTCTTATAGTACGCGGCGAAGCTCCAACAACAGTGGAAGCTCCTTTCGAGGATGTTACAATGGGAGCATTAAATGCTATTGGCGAAGTCGAGGAACTTTCAGGCAGAAAAATTCTTGGTAAAGACAACAAGATTACTTCTCCCGCCAAAGGAAATATCGGTACGGATATTTATATATCAACATCTTCTGCCGGCGGTGGTTTGCAGATGATGGTTGCCGGTGTTGTTCGGTCGATGACAGCCGAGTCTGCTGAAAGGGCTGCTATGACCGCCGGCGCTATTGTCATGGATGTTATTGCCTCCAATGATAAACGATTGCCTCATCAGCAGATAGAACGAATACGCCACCTTCGCCCCGATATGATACTGCTATCAGGCGGCATCGATGGCGGCACTACGACTCATGTAGCCGAATTAGCTGAACTTATAAGCGCGGCCGACCCAAAACCCCGTCTCGGCTCAGGTTATAATTTGCCTGTTATTTATGCCGGCAATGTTGATGCCCGTAGGGCGGTTACTGAAACTCTCAAGGATAAAACCGCGCTTGATATTGTCGATAATCTGCGTCCTGTTCTCGAACGTGAAAATCTTCTGCCGGCGCGCGAAAAAATTCATGACTTGTTCATGGAACACGTTATGGCTCAAGCTCCGGGATATTCCAAGCTTATGACTTGGACTGATGCTCCGATTATGCCCACACCTGGCGCGGTTGGATTGATTATTAAAACAATCGCTGACATTGAGAATATTGAAGTTGTGGGCGTTGATATTGGCGGCGCAACCACAGATATTTTCAGCGTTTTTCGCCCGGATGGTAAAGAGGGAATATTTAACCGAACTGTTTCGGCTAACCTCGGTATGAGTTACTCGGTTTCAAATGTTTTTGCTGAAGCGACACTGCCTAATGTCATGCGCTGGGTGCCGTTTGATGTGGATGAGCGTGAAATCCGCAATAGAATTAAAAACAAGATGATTAGGCCGACGACTATTCCGCAATCATTAGAGGAATTGATTATTGAACAGGCTATTGCTAAGGAGGCATTACGGCTGGCGTTTATTCAACATAGATCATTTGCTACCGTGCTTAAAGGCGTCCAGCAGCAGCGAACTATTGCTGATGCTTTCGAGCAATCGACATCCGGCGCTTCCTTGGTAAACATGATGAGCCTTGATATGTTGGTTGGTTCCGGCGGCGTGTTGTCGCATGCCCCTCGCCGTCAACAGGCAGCGCTGATGACTATTGACGCATTTTTACCTATGGGCATTACCCGCTTGGCAGTCGATTCAATATTTATGATGCCTCAGCTTGGCGTGCTTTCGAGCCTGCATGAGAAAGCCGCAACCGAGGTGTTTAATAAAGATTGCCTAATTCATCTTGGTACTGTTGTCGCTCCGGTTGGCGAGGGCAAAGAGGGGAAAGAGATATTAAGTTACAATATTGAACTCCCTGACGGCAAAGTTGAAAAAGGCGATATTGCATTCGGTCAGATGAAATTAATTAAGCTGGGTATCGGCGATGACGGCATTCCGTTAAAAGCGAAAGCCGAGTTGACGCCTGCTCGCGGCTTTGATTTGGGCAATGGCAAGGGCAACAAAATTGAGGGGCAGCTATCAGGCGGCGTGGTTGGCATAATTCTTGATGGCCGCGGTCGCCCGTTTAACCTTCCTGCCGATGCTAAGACCCGCGTAAACAAGCTTAAAGATTGGATGCTTGAGCTGGATATTTATCCGGAGGATAGTCTAATTAAATTGATTGAACAGTATTAAGTTAATTTATTGATTTGAATATTCTAACGCCATCTCTTAATATAGAGGGATGGCGTTTTTTTTATTAATTCTTCACGGAGAACTACATGCTAATAAAAGACCTGAAAAACTGCCCGGAGATAATCGCCGGCGATAATACGCAATTAAGAGAACTTCTAAATCCATTAAACGATAATGTAAATATCAGATACAGTTTAGCCCAAGCTGTCGTAAAACCCGGCAATACCACTTTAGCCCACAGATTAAAATCATCTGAGTTGTACTATATTCTTGAAGGCGAGGGTGAAATGTATATTGATGACGAGGTGGAAAAAGTAGCTTCCGGGCAGGCAATTTATATCCCTCCTGATTCGAATCAGAAAATAACAAACACTGGTTCAACTGATCTTATCTTTATTTGCATTGTCGATCCGGCTTGGCGGTTCGATGATGAGGAAGTATTAGATTAGGTTGAATAAAAAAGGGATTATTATCCAAGAATTGGCAGTTGAAAAACTGATATATTTATATAACGTGCTATAAGCTGTATGACAGTATTGTTGTTAAATGCAAGCTTCGATTTTATTTATCGATAACGGTTTCTTTGAGATGATTAGCCGCATCAATAATGGGACAGCCGATGCCCTTTTCGGTTTGTTTAAATGCCCTGGCTCTGAAAGGATCGCGGATAACTTTGCCAACGCGTTTGCAGTTGAAAGTTTCTTGTATAAGTTTAGCTGTAGATAAATTGACATTATCAGAATTTGTAGCCGCAATAAAGGCATCCTCGCTTGAGAAATTTATTTTCTTATAGATTTCTAAATCGGTACCCGAACCGACAATTTTCTGACCTTTGAATGCATTCCTGAGCCTTCTAAAGCCGCTCTCTTCTAAATCTATTACAATAATTTCATGACCTTCTATCTCCAGATCATGTGCCAACTCGCTTGCTATTTTTGATGCTCCCACAATAACAACTCTCAAAAAATACCTCCCGTATGATAATAACTGCTTATAATTTATCGGCAATATTTATGAAATATCAACAACTTATCGCTAATTGCCGCATTTAACTGATGCTTTTATTTTGGGGAAATGCTTAACAATCAGGCTGTTTAAGACAACTAAACCATATTATTCACAAATCCTAATCTGTGCTTTTTCTGCCAGAACTGTCGGAAGTAACTTCCGATAGCACAAAAACACTCTGTATTTATAATTGGTTACTGATATTGTTTCTATCATATTATTGTCTTTGAGATTAAAAACTGATTTCTAATAACAAAATTGATTTTATAAATAATTCTGTCTAAAAAATATAATGCAAGGAAAAATATTTACAATAAAGCCTTGACATTTATTTTGTAATTAATTATCTCCCAAAGTGATGTTTGGCTATTAAGTGAAAATCATCACAAGCTGAGTTGAGAGGTTAGATGGGTTTCGGTTATGGCATAATCGCTTTATTTATCTTGGTTGGGATACTGTTTGTATTAGTTGTTGTTTTCTTTGCCAGTCTTTTACGTCCCAAGCGTCCCAATAAGAATAAATTAGAGAATTATGAGTGTGGCGAACGTCCAATTGATGGTGCATGGATTCAATACAATTCCGGTTTTTATATTTTTGCCTTAATATTCGTGATATTTGATGTTGAGGTAGTTTTTTTATTCCCCTGGGCGGTTGCCTTTAAACAACTCTCCCAGCCCAACCAACTTGGTCTTTTTATGTTGGTAGAGGCATTTATTTTCATATTTATTCTAATTGTTGGTCTAATCTACGCTTGGAAAAAAGGAGCCTTAAAATGGGTATAATTGAAAAGGTTCCAACATATCTCGAAAAAATACCAGGCGGAGGGATAGTAGTTGCTTCGGTTGAGTCGGTTCTCAATAATTCAAGGGCGCATTCTCAATGGTATTTGCTGTTTGGCTTGGCTTGCTGCGCTATTGAGATGATGGCTACCGGCGCTTCCCGCTACGATTTTGACCGTCTGGGCATGATTTTTCGTGCCTCACCCCGCCAAGCTGATTTAATGATGGTTTGCGGTACTGTAACTCATAAAATGGGCAAGCGGGTTAAAATCCTTTATGATCAGATGTCCGACCCGAAATATGTTTTAGCTATGGGCGGATGCGCCAGCAATGGCGGCCCGTTTTATTATGATTGCTACTCAGTGTTAAAAGGTGTAGATAAGGTAATACCTGTTGATGTTTACATTCCCGGCTGTCCTCCTCGCCCGGAAGCGCTTATGCAGGGCACATTGAAAATGAGAGAAGTTATCAAGAACCAGAAAATCAAAGATTTCCTCGGCGATAAACCGATGCAATCATAGCAATAATAAATGACTAAAGAAGAGATTGAAAAAAAAATAACGCTGGATTTCAAAGACCGCGTTGAAATTCAGGAGACCAACCAACCAGAGCCGTTTGTTTATATTTCCAAAGATAAATATATAGAATTCTGCCAATATCTTAAAAATGATACCGACTTGTCATTCGAGTTCCTTTTTCAGCTTGGCGGCTCTCATTTTGAGGATAGGTTCGAGGTCTTTCTCTGTCTTAGTTCTCATAAACATCGGCATGAAATTGTTGTGAAAGTAAAATTGCCGGCTGATAATCCGGAAATAAATTCAGTTATAAATATATGGCGGGTTGCTGATTTCTTTGAACTTGAGGTAATGGAACTGTTTGGCATCATGGTTGTAGATCATCCTAATCCCCGTCATCTGTTATTAATTGAGGAATGGGATTATGGTTATCCGATGAGGAAAGGCTGGACAGGACCTGATTTTATTCCAATGCCTGATAAATCCAAGAGCGCAGAATGAGTGATCTAATTAAAGATATACAGCATAATGAAGATGAATTTATAATCAATATGGGGCCACAGCACCCCTCCACTCATGGTGTGCTGCGTCTTATCCTTAAGATGAAGGGCGAATTCATTATGGATTTAATTCCTGATGTTGGGTTTCTTCATCGTTCATTGGAAAAAATAGCTGAGAACCGCACTTATGCTCAGTTTATGCCGTTTACCGACCGAGTTGACTATTGCGCCTCCATACCCTGCAATTTTGCCTGGGCGGTTGCAGTGGAGAAGCTTGCTGAAATCGAGATACCCGACAGAGCGCAGTATTTGCGGGTTATTATGGCTGAGTTGAATCGAATTGCCTCGCATCTTGTTTGGCTTGGCACAATGTCGCTCGATTTAGGCGCGTTTACTCCGTTTCTGTATGCTTTCCGCGAACGGGAACAGATTCTGGATATGTTCGAGATGACTTGCGGTCAGAGGCTTACATATAATTATATGAGAATCGGCGGAGTATCCAAGGATGTGCCGCCTAAATTTTATAAAAGATGTAAAGACTTCACTGTAGATTTTCGCAAGAAAGTTGATGATTATGAGGCTCTTTTAACATATAACCCGATATTCTTAACCCGCACCAAAAATGTCGCTATTTTACCTGTTGATGATGCTCTTAATTATGGTGCCAGCGGACCAACAATAAGGGCATCCGGACATGATTGGGACCTGCGAAAGACTCATCCATATTCATCTTATGATAAATTTAATTTTGAAATCCCGACCGGAAAAACCGGCGATGTTTGGGATAGATATTTAGTTCGCATCCGCGAGATGCGTATATGCTGTGATATTATCGATCAGGCATTAGAGGGATTGCCTGAAGGTCCGATAATGGCGAGAGTGCCGAAAATGTTTAAGCCCAAGCCAAACGAGGTATATTCGCGAATCGAAGCTCCGCGCGGCGAGATGGGCTATTATATTATCTCGGATGGCACAACAAAGCCATACCGGGTGAAAATCCGCACAGCCTCATTTGCCCATGTTCAGCTTATGAATTATCTATGCAAGGGCTGGAAAATAGCCGACTTGGTGGCGATTTTCGGTTCGCTGGATATTGTTCTGCCGGAGGTTGACCGTTAATGCTGGAATTAACTGGGATTCTGCAATGGGTTGTTAGTATTGTTGTCGGCATCTCCGAATCATTGGGCTTGCCGGCTATTGTATCTGATATAGTGTTGATGCTCCTAACTATTGTTGCGATTGTTGTATTCTTATTGATAATGTGCTTATTCTTGGTCTGGTGGGAACGAAAAGTTTCGGCTCATATTCAGGATAGATTAGGACCAATGATGGCTGGCTGGCATGGTTGGTATCAGACTATCGCGGATGCCCTTAAACTATTGCAAAAAGAAGATATAATCGTTAAATCGGCAGATAGAAAAGTGCATTTCTGGGCACCGGTAATAGTTTTCACTGTTTGTTTGGCGGCTTATGCTGTTATACCATTCGGCAAAGGATTAATCGCCTCTGATGTGAGCATCGGCTTATTATATATACTTGCTATTACAAGCTTTACTGTTATCGCCCTGCTGATGGCGGGCTGGGGCTCCAATAATAAATATGCTCTTCTTGGCGGTATGCGTTCTGCAGCGCAGATAGTTTCCTATGAGGTGCCGCTTACTCTTTCGGTGCTTGGCGTTGTCTTGATGTCGGGTTCGCTTTCGATGTATCATTTTGTTGAAGTTCAGACTGATTGTTTCTGGAACTGGTATATCTGGCCTCAGCTTCTCGGATTTTTCATATATATTAGCGCGGCTACGGCCGAATTGAACCGAACACCGTTCGACCTTCCCGAAGCTGAACAGGAATTAGTTGCCGGCTTTAATATCGAGTATTCGGGCATGAAGTTCGCCATGTTCTTCCTTGCCGAATTTTTGAATATGTTTACCGCTTCGGCGATTGCCACTACTTTATTTTTAGGAGGCTGGCAGCCGCCATTACCGGGACTGGATTTTATCCCGTCATATTTATGGTTTATAGGCAAATCATTGTTTTTAGTTTTTGTAATTATGT
Above is a window of Candidatus Zixiibacteriota bacterium DNA encoding:
- a CDS encoding sodium:proton antiporter — protein: MFGIIAILISAAAVSSYINHRFIKLPTTIGLMVIGLSMSLAVVLLSVLGVDFRSSIGGFLEQIDFSEALMKGMLSFLLFAGALKINLNDLASQKFIIGALATFGVVAATFIIGTALFFILKLINLAIPYSYCLVFGALISPTDPVAVLAILKTVKVPKSLATKIAGESLFNDGIGVVVFIVMAGIAASGGSVSAGHVALLLVQEALGGVVFGLLLGWIVYRLLKSVDDHSVEVLLTLALVCGGYALAMSLHISGPIAIVVAGLLIGNYGRQFAMSDSTRDHLDKFWELIDEILNAVLFILIGFEVLVLSFTMDYFIVGLIAIPVTLAARFISVWLAITVLKFKREFTRNVVLILTWGGLRGGISIALALSLSAGQARDLIVSITYIIVVFSILVQGLTIKSVLRRLLPSQ
- a CDS encoding glutamate mutase L, with product MKGLKPEDIKVIVATDCGSTTTKAILIEYRDGEYRLIVRGEAPTTVEAPFEDVTMGALNAIGEVEELSGRKILGKDNKITSPAKGNIGTDIYISTSSAGGGLQMMVAGVVRSMTAESAERAAMTAGAIVMDVIASNDKRLPHQQIERIRHLRPDMILLSGGIDGGTTTHVAELAELISAADPKPRLGSGYNLPVIYAGNVDARRAVTETLKDKTALDIVDNLRPVLERENLLPAREKIHDLFMEHVMAQAPGYSKLMTWTDAPIMPTPGAVGLIIKTIADIENIEVVGVDIGGATTDIFSVFRPDGKEGIFNRTVSANLGMSYSVSNVFAEATLPNVMRWVPFDVDEREIRNRIKNKMIRPTTIPQSLEELIIEQAIAKEALRLAFIQHRSFATVLKGVQQQRTIADAFEQSTSGASLVNMMSLDMLVGSGGVLSHAPRRQQAALMTIDAFLPMGITRLAVDSIFMMPQLGVLSSLHEKAATEVFNKDCLIHLGTVVAPVGEGKEGKEILSYNIELPDGKVEKGDIAFGQMKLIKLGIGDDGIPLKAKAELTPARGFDLGNGKGNKIEGQLSGGVVGIILDGRGRPFNLPADAKTRVNKLKDWMLELDIYPEDSLIKLIEQY
- a CDS encoding pyridoxal phosphate-dependent aminotransferase family protein, yielding MRNSLESRQAQYITINGKKLIIFSSNDYLGLSHHPEVIKTFTEAAQNYGIGTGGAPLTSGTTIIHDKLADEIADFKHREKAVIFPSGYAANTALHQSLSDNDTIFFSDESNHPSIIDGIRLSGCPVNIYRHLDLTHLEALLKKSGKSRKIAASCSAFTVNGDILPLDKIARLKSKYHFHLILDEAHATGCIGKTGRGLEELYSLTGTADFIMGTFSKALGSQGGFLTFSEEAGKMLSGPLRAYKYSTSIAAPIAAASLSSLKILKREPELVARMRKNIQQIYINLKRSGFEINSSGSHIINVYFSSKEKTSLIIDELHRRGYFVVPVSPDKRWGIRITAMATHTDVEIDAFCRCLTEIRDDLQI
- a CDS encoding sigma-54-dependent Fis family transcriptional regulator, with protein sequence MINIIVVDDDKALRKNLAFYLKSQSYEVDTAESGEEAIELSKNKFYDILISDIKMNKMSGFELMKKVKNIHPAAEIILITGYGNIPMAVDAIQGGAADFICKPFEFGNLLTRIESIIKRREHKVTSTDKYDKLITKSQKMQDVLNLAAKASGTEVAVLIEGESGTGKELIARAIHGRSNRKDFPFKIVECSTMNEKDLQAELFGNWEDNDYAGMIVQANNGTLFIKDIELLSANLQASFLRYIQDGFYTIPSKNQKIKSDVRIICSCTKSLRKIASAHQFREDLFYAINIMSIYTPPLRNRIADIFPLVNHFLEKYSAKFNKNVKAIAPDILAWMQTYQWPGNVAELENSIARACALSNSEIIDESLIFTLPRDRPVSEEEQGFLNITLKDNQKALILKALKQNTGNYTRTAQQLGISRTTLWRRMKKFKIEEKLIT
- a CDS encoding cupin domain-containing protein — translated: MLIKDLKNCPEIIAGDNTQLRELLNPLNDNVNIRYSLAQAVVKPGNTTLAHRLKSSELYYILEGEGEMYIDDEVEKVASGQAIYIPPDSNQKITNTGSTDLIFICIVDPAWRFDDEEVLD
- the thpR gene encoding RNA 2',3'-cyclic phosphodiesterase, coding for MAKIRTFIAVKIPDALKREVDKLIVGLKPHADGVRWVKAANLHFTIRFLGDIESDSISNLENILAENLKNIKPFSIKLSSLGCFPNIRRPRVVWVGAAGDMDDLKELAYQVESACRQGGFGKSDKPFSAHLTIGRIKYPKGLEAFIDELQETEFESDVFEVSEVVVFKSDLSRRGPTYTPMIVVGL
- a CDS encoding NADH-quinone oxidoreductase subunit A — translated: MGFGYGIIALFILVGILFVLVVVFFASLLRPKRPNKNKLENYECGERPIDGAWIQYNSGFYIFALIFVIFDVEVVFLFPWAVAFKQLSQPNQLGLFMLVEAFIFIFILIVGLIYAWKKGALKWV
- a CDS encoding TrkA family potassium uptake protein; amino-acid sequence: MRVVIVGASKIASELAHDLEIEGHEIIVIDLEESGFRRLRNAFKGQKIVGSGTDLEIYKKINFSSEDAFIAATNSDNVNLSTAKLIQETFNCKRVGKVIRDPFRARAFKQTEKGIGCPIIDAANHLKETVIDK